From the Prosthecobacter sp. SYSU 5D2 genome, the window GCCCCGGAGCCGCTCAGGCTGCTGACGGTGAGGTCATGGCCATTGAGGCGGACGGTGCCGCCGGTCTGCACTGTGAGGCTGTTGCTGCCGTCGGCATTCAATGCGCCTGCGGAGGTTAGGTTCAGGATGCCGGTATAAACCTGGATACCGCCGGTGAGGGTGTTGCTGCCGCTGAGAGTCAGTATTTTATTGCCTGCGCCGGAGCCGCTGAGGGTCAGCCCCTGGCTGCCGGTCAGGCTGCTGTTGATCACCACGGTCAGGCCTGCGGAACCGACCAGGTGGATGTAGCCCGGATGGCTGCCGCCCAGATCCAGGCTGCCGTTATTGAAGGTGCTGTTCACCGTGAAAAGCATGGCTCCGCTCTGGATGCCCAAGGTGGCTGGGGGACCGAGATTGACGGCCCCTGTGGCGCTGCCGGTCCAGGAATTGACGGACACGCTGTTAGGCAGCGAAACGGTGCCGGCGGTGGATTTGAGCACATTGGCCCCTGCCGTGGCGCTGGCCGGTGCGACGGTGCCGGTCTGGGGGGCGAGACCTCTGACCGGATCGTAGGTGGCAAAGGCGATGGTGCCGGAGGCATCCACAATGGCCCAGGGCAGGATGCCGCCGGTGAGGGAAGGAGCGGCATCAAAAAAGAGGCGGGCGGAATCGGCTATGCCTGCGGCAGCGCCGAGCTGTGGAGCCCGCACATAGGCCACGGCATTTTCGGTGCGGTTCAGGGAGGCGAAGCGGAGCTCCACCGCATCCCCGGCCCCGGCCTGCACGGAGAGCGTGCTGCGGTGGTCACCGGCAAAGGTCAGCGCCCCGGCGGTCTCCACATGCGTGCCTGCCACGGCCAGATCCGGGCCATTGTAATTGAAGGTGGCACCGCCGGCGGCGGCACCGTTTAATGTGATGGAGGCCGTGTCGCCGATGCGGTTGACGCTGGCGGTGTCCACGACGGCATCCCCAAAGGTGGCGATGGCGGCCGCGCCGATGGACAGGGAGCTGCTGGCGGCAATGGAGGCTGTGTTTCCCTGGACGATGAGGCTGCCGCCGGAGGTGTTAATGACCGTTGCTCCGGTATAGGCATTGGCACCGGTGAGGAGAAGGGAGCCGCCGCCACTTTTCGTTAGGCCGGAGGATTCGCTGCCATCGGCGATGACCGTTTCAATGATGAGATCCGGGTCAGTGACCAGGTATTGTACTGCGATGGTGCGCGTGCCGTTGAGGTGGATCGTGCCAGGGCCCTGAATGGTGGCGGCGAGCGGTGTGTTGACGCTGGAAAAGGTGATGTTGCCACCCAGATCCAGCACGGCTCCGGCCTCCAGGGTCAGAGCGGCGGCCTCCCCTGCGGCTCCGCCCATGGTGAGGCTGGAGACAGGAACGGTGAGCCCGGCGGCGATGCGCAACTCGCCTGTCTGGATGACGTAAGGGCCTCCAGGAGTGTTATCGGTTTGCGCAGCGAGAGGCGGAAGAGTGGACGTGAGGATGGCATTGACCGTGAGGGCAGAAAGGAAAAAACGGGAGGTGATGAACATGGACGGCGGGAGGAATCGCCGGGTGGATGCCCCTGGTGGGGATGGCCTCGGCAGCGGTTTTGCTGGAGCTGCGTGTCCTGAAAATCAGGACCACTCAGGGCGCTGCTGGCGAGGTCACCTCACAGTCATTGGATGCCTTCCCGTGTTGGGATCGGCGGCGAATCGTGCGTGCTCAAAAAGGCAAACAATAATTCATATTGGAATGATAGGATTTAATTGTGTAATGCATGGATGTCAAATGGCGCTGCAAAAAAAAAGTTCAGACTTTTGCGCCCATGAGCACTTTCATCACATCGTCCATGGTGATCCAGCCGCTGAGGCTGCCATCAGGCTTAATGACGAGGGAGGCGATCTCCTGTTTCTCGAGAAACTGGGTGAGCAACTGGGTGAGGGAGGCGTGGCCGCTGAGGCGCAGCGCGGGGCGGATGAGGTGGGTCCAGCCGGTGTCCGGGTGGGTGAGGTTGTGGACAAAAAGCTCGCGGATGCGTACATAACCAATGATGTGATTGAATCTGCCGTCCGCACTCACCGGATAGCTGCGATGCAGCTTAGGACCGAGCACGGCGACGTTTTCAGCAAACGTCTTGTTAGAATCAAACACCCGCACGGCGGCCTGGGGAACCATGGCCGTTTTCACCCGGCGGGCGCTGAGGGTGGCGGCGTGGATCATGATGATCTCCTCCTGGTTATGCAGAAGCTTTTCCGCCCTGGCCGCCTGCACCAGGGTGATGATGTCCATGATGTGGTCGCTCTGGGTGCATTCGCCATTGGAGCGGGACTTGAACTTTTCGCAGAACTTTTCCATGAGCAGGACCACGGGATGGCAGGCCCACATCATCATCCGTAATGGCAGCAGCAGGCGCGGGGCGAAGCGGTCCGCCTGGTGCACGCCCAGGATCTTCGGAGCCATCTCGCCGCCGAAGAGAACGAGCACTGACATGACAATGGAAAACATCCATAACCAATGGGCACCGTAGGTGACGCTGAAGAGAGCCCCGGCAAAGCTGGCCAGGCCGGTATTGGCCAGGGTGTTAAAAACCAGTACGGCGGAAATGGGACGCTCGATTTGGTTTTTCAATTCCAGCCAGCGGGCCGCATTCTGGACGCCTTTTTTCTCCTGCAGCTTCAGGTCCAGGGGGTTCAGGCTGAGCAGGACGGCCTCTGTTAACGAGCAGAGGAAGGAGATGCCCAGCACAGAGACAACGCAGAGAACAAGAATAAGGAGGGTCATGGACAGATCTGAATCGCGCAGGTCCGGTGGTCCGGTTCTGGCATTTTATCGCCGCCCGAGAGGTGCGGGATCATTGGGCAGGCGGGTCTTTTCGGTGCTTTCCACCTGGGTGACGCGGCCTTCATGGACGATGATCTGGACCGAGCCAAAGCGCATGGCGGCGACTTTTTGTTTCACTATTTCCAGCCATGTTTCGGCTTCAGTTTCAGGGAGTGTCTGGGTCATGGGAGATGTGGCGGGGAGGTGTTGTGTAAATGCCATATCCTTTAAAACTACATTGCGCAAGTAGGAATTAAAATCGCATTCAAAGCAAGCGGCTTGAACAATCTCTCTGCCCACGTTTAAATACAGCCATGCAAATCCCGTCCCTTATTGAATCCAAGCGCGACGGCCACGCGCTGACTGACGAGCAGATCCGCGCCGTGATCCAGGCGTACACTGCCGGGGATATGCCGGACTACCAGATGAGCGCGCTGGCCATGGCCATCTTCTTCAAAGGCATGAGCGGGGAGGAAACGGCTGCCCTCACAGAGGCGATGCTGCGCAGCGGCACCGTCCTTCACTGGCCGGCGGATGCTCCCATGCGGGTGGACAAGCACTCCACGGGCGGCATTGGCGACAAGACCTCCCTGGTGCTCGCGCCGCTGCTGGCCTGCGACGGCCTGTGGGTGCCCATGATCTCCGGGCGCGGCCTGGGCATTACGGGCGGCACGCTGGACAAGCTGGATTCCATCCCCGGATTCCGCACGCAGCTCAGCGAATCCGAGATTTATAAAACCCTGCCCATCACCGGCTGCCTGATGGTAGGCCAGACAGCGAACCTCTGCCCGGCGGATAAAAAACTCTACGCCCTGCGCGATGTCACCGGCACCATCCAGAGCATCCCGCTGCTGACCTCCAGCATCATGGGCAAGAAGCTGGCCGAGGGATTGAACCGGCTGATCCTGGACGTGAAGTATGGCAGCGGAGCCTTCATGCAGACACGGGAGCAGGCCCATGAACTGGCGGAAAGCCTGGTCAATGTGGGCCGCGCCCTGGGTGTACGATCCAGCGTGCGCCTGAGCCCCATGGATGAGCCCACGGGCGAATCCGCAGGCAATGCGCTGGAAGTCATCGAATGCATCCGCTGCCTGCAAGGCAAGGGCCCTGCGGATCTGGAAAACCTGGTGCTGGACCTGGCCTGCGCGGTCTCCATTTCATCGCGGGAAGAATTGAAACGGATGTTAATGGATGGTCGCGCATGGGCCAAATTTCAGCACATGGTCACCGTCCAGGGCGGCAAGGCGGACCGCCTGGAGCGGCTGCATGCCATCCACGCCGCGCCTGTCATCCATGAGATGAAGGCGGACCGCAGCGGCACGCTGACCCGCCTGGATGCAGGCGCGGTGGGCCGCGCGGTGCTCGCTCTGGGCGCGGGCAGATCCAAGGCCAGCGACCCGGTGGACCCTGCCGTGGGCGTGGACAGGCTGCGCAAAGTCGGCCAGGAAATCAAAGCGGGTGAGGTGTTGCTGCGCATCCATGCCCGGTCCCAGGCGGCGGCAGAGGCAGCGCAGTCGCAAATCGCTGCCGGTGTTAAAATTGAATGATTACACCCGCTGTTAGGCGGGTCTGCTGCCAGGCACTTTTTTCCCCGCCTTCCGGGCCTTGGTGATGAAGGCCTCCTGCAAATACACCGG encodes:
- a CDS encoding thymidine phosphorylase, with the protein product MQIPSLIESKRDGHALTDEQIRAVIQAYTAGDMPDYQMSALAMAIFFKGMSGEETAALTEAMLRSGTVLHWPADAPMRVDKHSTGGIGDKTSLVLAPLLACDGLWVPMISGRGLGITGGTLDKLDSIPGFRTQLSESEIYKTLPITGCLMVGQTANLCPADKKLYALRDVTGTIQSIPLLTSSIMGKKLAEGLNRLILDVKYGSGAFMQTREQAHELAESLVNVGRALGVRSSVRLSPMDEPTGESAGNALEVIECIRCLQGKGPADLENLVLDLACAVSISSREELKRMLMDGRAWAKFQHMVTVQGGKADRLERLHAIHAAPVIHEMKADRSGTLTRLDAGAVGRAVLALGAGRSKASDPVDPAVGVDRLRKVGQEIKAGEVLLRIHARSQAAAEAAQSQIAAGVKIE
- a CDS encoding CNNM domain-containing protein, which produces MTLLILVLCVVSVLGISFLCSLTEAVLLSLNPLDLKLQEKKGVQNAARWLELKNQIERPISAVLVFNTLANTGLASFAGALFSVTYGAHWLWMFSIVMSVLVLFGGEMAPKILGVHQADRFAPRLLLPLRMMMWACHPVVLLMEKFCEKFKSRSNGECTQSDHIMDIITLVQAARAEKLLHNQEEIIMIHAATLSARRVKTAMVPQAAVRVFDSNKTFAENVAVLGPKLHRSYPVSADGRFNHIIGYVRIRELFVHNLTHPDTGWTHLIRPALRLSGHASLTQLLTQFLEKQEIASLVIKPDGSLSGWITMDDVMKVLMGAKV
- a CDS encoding YezD family protein — encoded protein: MTQTLPETEAETWLEIVKQKVAAMRFGSVQIIVHEGRVTQVESTEKTRLPNDPAPLGRR